The following coding sequences lie in one Moritella viscosa genomic window:
- a CDS encoding putative DNA-binding protein, with product MAKNKVQFQKGISIHQFIEKYGTEIQCHNNLFDMRWPMGYRCPNCDNNKYCKLKSRALYQCNKCHFQTSLISGTLFAHSKLPLTTWFLAIYFVTQEKNGISALELSRLLGISYNATWRLKQKLMQAMKERDDEIPLVDYVQIDDAYWGGVRRGVRGRGAKGKRPFIAAVSINDEGHPIGMRFSAVDGFNKVEITRWAKAHLTPKAIVISDGLACFRAVKDAEMLHLAVVTGGGPDSVEWPYFKWVNTMISNVKNSMHGTYHAINQKHLPRYLAEFCFKFNRRFNLKNMLEQLIVSSIRTAPMPQRLLKLAEVRW from the coding sequence ATGGCTAAAAATAAAGTACAGTTTCAAAAAGGCATATCGATTCATCAATTTATTGAAAAGTACGGCACTGAAATACAGTGTCATAATAACTTATTCGATATGCGTTGGCCGATGGGTTATCGATGTCCTAATTGTGACAACAACAAGTACTGTAAACTAAAATCTAGAGCGCTGTATCAATGCAATAAGTGTCATTTTCAAACGTCATTGATATCTGGAACACTTTTCGCTCACTCTAAGTTGCCACTAACAACTTGGTTTCTTGCAATATATTTTGTAACGCAAGAAAAGAACGGTATCTCAGCGCTTGAATTATCAAGGTTACTTGGTATTTCGTATAACGCAACTTGGCGGTTAAAGCAGAAGCTAATGCAAGCGATGAAAGAACGAGATGATGAAATACCATTAGTTGATTATGTCCAGATAGACGATGCTTACTGGGGTGGCGTACGACGTGGTGTTAGAGGCCGTGGAGCCAAAGGAAAACGCCCCTTTATTGCAGCGGTATCAATCAATGATGAAGGGCATCCGATTGGTATGCGTTTTAGCGCTGTAGATGGATTCAACAAAGTAGAAATAACGCGTTGGGCTAAAGCCCACTTGACACCGAAGGCGATTGTTATTTCAGATGGTCTAGCGTGCTTTCGTGCAGTTAAAGATGCCGAGATGCTACATCTTGCAGTTGTTACTGGCGGTGGTCCAGATAGTGTTGAGTGGCCTTACTTTAAATGGGTTAATACAATGATAAGTAATGTTAAAAACTCAATGCACGGAACTTATCATGCTATTAACCAAAAGCATTTACCTCGATATTTGGCAGAGTTCTGCTTTAAGTTTAATCGACGGTTTAATTTAAAAAATATGCTTGAGCAGTTAATCGTATCAAGTATTCGAACGGCACCGATGCCTCAACGTCTACTTAAGCTGGCTGAGGTTCGGTGGTAA